The Deinococcota bacterium DNA segment GGATAGTTGAAGAAAGGGGTTAGGCCATGTTTCTGATGATCCTGTTCCAAACCCTCGCTGTATGGCTGGGGTCCGTCCTGGCGCTGGTGTTCGTGCTCAGCCTGCCGGAACTTCTGTCGGCAAAGGCTGACGCCTTCAGTCACCGCGCCTAGCCTCCCGCACTCCAGGCTGTGCACTGCTCCTGCTGCCCTGGCAGCCTAGCACTTCGCAGTCATGTCTGGGCGGATAAGGGAGGAGGTCGCCTGGCCGGGCCGAGCGGCGGCGGCGGGGCCTAGCGCACGATGAGCACGTCGCAGGGGGCGTGGCGGTTGACGAAGTCGCTGACGCTGCCCAGCGCTACCGCGCCCAAGGCCGAGAGCTTGCGGCGGCCCGTCACGATGAGGTCGCAGCCGCGCTCCTCGGCGGTCGCGACGATGACGCGGCCGGTGCTGCCGAACTCCAGGAGCAGCTGCACGTCCTTGACTCCCGCCGCCTCGCAGCGCGCCCCGGCCTCCTCGAGCACCTGGCGCTGGCGCGCCTCGGCGTCCTCGTAGACCTGCGCGCTCACCGTGCCGGCGTCCATCGGCAGGCTGGCGACCATGCCCTCGACGGCGCCGGAGAGCCGCAAGACCGAGACGACGGTGAGCCGCGCCGCGAGCTCGAGCGCAAGCTCACTCGCCCGCTTCTCAGCGCGCAGCGAGTGCTCCGCGCCCCCGGTTGCCAGCAGGATGTGCCTGTATGCCACGCTGCCTCCCTTGCCTTTTCGTTCTCGGAGTATAGCAGAGAACGCCGCGCTCACGGCCAATGCCGTCAGAGGGCGCGCTGATGCGGCGTCTTCCAACCGTCGTGTTTGTGTTTGGAAAGCGCTCCTGCTGCCCTCGACGCTCCGGTTTATGGTGTTTGGAAAGGCAGTTGGGATAAGCTCGTGAGGTGATAGAGCCGCTCTCCCTGCGCGAAAAGCTCAGCTACGGCGTCGCCGATATCGGCGCCTCGCTCTCCTACAACGCCGTCAACGTGTTCTTCCTCTTTTTTCTGGTCGAGGTGCTGGGGCTGGCGGCTGCCCTGGCCGGGCTGGTCTTGCTCGTCGGCCGCGTCTTGGACGCGGTCACCGACCCGCTCATGGGCCTGCTGAGCGACCGGACCAGGAGCCGCTGGGGCCGGCGCAAGCCCTATATCTGGGCGGGCGCCGTTCCCTTCGGATTGAGCTTCGCCTTGCTCTGGACGCTTCCGGAGAGCTCGCAACCCGTGATGTTTGCCCTCGCGGCGGCCTTTTTGACGCTGCACGCCGTCATCTACACCGTGGTGCAGGTGCCCTACATGGCGCTCACGCCCGAGCTGGCGCCGGAGTACGCGGCGCGCACCGAGCTGACGAGCTACCGCATCGGCTTCGGGACCGTGGCGTCGCTCGTGGCGGTGGCCGTTCCGCCCGTCTTAGTGGCTGCCCTCAACAGTTTCCTGGGCCAACCCGAGGGCGCCCGCGCGGGCTGGCCGCTCATGGGCGCGGTCTTCGGCATGATCATGAGCCTCTCCTACCTGGTGATGGCCTGGGGCGTGCGCGAGCGCGGCCGGCCGCCGGCTGTCGGGCCGCTCCGCCCCCTGGACGAGTACCGCTCGGCCCTAAGGGTCCACGGCTACGGGCAGGTGCTCGTCCTCTTCGTGGTGGTGACCCTGGGGCTCGGGATCATCTCCTCGATGCTGCCCTTTTTTCTGGCCAGCGCGCTCCTGCTGGGGCCCAGCGAGCGCAGCCTCCTGCTCGGCCTGTTCTTTCTGGTCGCCGTCCTGACCCTGCCCTTTTGGACGCGTCTCGGCGCGCGCTTGGACAAGCGTCTGGCCTTTGCCCTGGGTCTCGCGCTGCTCGCCGCCGTCGTGCCCGTGCTCGTCTTGTTCGCGCCGCCTGGGGAACTCGCTCTCTTCA contains these protein-coding regions:
- a CDS encoding universal stress protein — protein: MAYRHILLATGGAEHSLRAEKRASELALELAARLTVVSVLRLSGAVEGMVASLPMDAGTVSAQVYEDAEARQRQVLEEAGARCEAAGVKDVQLLLEFGSTGRVIVATAEERGCDLIVTGRRKLSALGAVALGSVSDFVNRHAPCDVLIVR
- a CDS encoding glycoside-pentoside-hexuronide (GPH):cation symporter; translated protein: MIEPLSLREKLSYGVADIGASLSYNAVNVFFLFFLVEVLGLAAALAGLVLLVGRVLDAVTDPLMGLLSDRTRSRWGRRKPYIWAGAVPFGLSFALLWTLPESSQPVMFALAAAFLTLHAVIYTVVQVPYMALTPELAPEYAARTELTSYRIGFGTVASLVAVAVPPVLVAALNSFLGQPEGARAGWPLMGAVFGMIMSLSYLVMAWGVRERGRPPAVGPLRPLDEYRSALRVHGYGQVLVLFVVVTLGLGIISSMLPFFLASALLLGPSERSLLLGLFFLVAVLTLPFWTRLGARLDKRLAFALGLALLAAVVPVLVLFAPPGELALFTLVMTAVAGVGVGALLLFPWAMVPDVVEFDELQSGRRREGLFYAIFTFGQKTAFAVGAFLNAQVLALLGYRSTAMEAAMEMGAVSQSAEAVLGIKLMVGPVAAGVFAVAALLALRVPITRATHDAVRARLAERGAGAR